From Thermodesulfovibrionia bacterium, one genomic window encodes:
- a CDS encoding PilZ domain-containing protein, translating into MLLKNPIIKEAVPVKRAVNYKAEFAHDNTRYPGVIVNLSENSLYMIAFPTNSPIKLVPGTTLQVKLDPPSQEPICLQCQVTWSYKTPPHGLTQSIGMEIIDSFPGYQHLLNDFS; encoded by the coding sequence ATGTTACTTAAGAATCCGATAATAAAAGAAGCGGTGCCAGTTAAGAGGGCTGTCAATTACAAAGCTGAATTTGCTCATGATAATACGCGTTATCCCGGAGTCATAGTGAATCTGTCCGAAAACAGCCTTTATATGATCGCCTTTCCTACAAACAGTCCCATAAAATTAGTTCCCGGAACAACGTTGCAGGTAAAACTGGATCCGCCCTCTCAAGAACCAATTTGCCTGCAATGTCAGGTAACGTGGTCATATAAAACCCCGCCTCACGGACTGACACAGAGCATTGGCATGGAGATCATCGATTCATTCCCTGGCTATCAGCATCTCCTGAACGATTTTTCCTGA
- a CDS encoding response regulator transcription factor, with protein MIKILIVDDHAIVREGLKQILSETSDIVVTDEANNGQEALEKVWHNKYDVVLLDISMPGRNGLEILKQIKHDNKALHVLILSVSPEEQYAVRALKAGASGYLTKESTPNELIEAIRKVSAGKKYVSSSLAERLATHLEAKSEDSLHDSLSDREYEVMCMIASGKAVKEIAENLCLSAKTISTYRSRIMEKMEMKNNAQLTHYAISNRLVTD; from the coding sequence ATGATTAAAATACTGATCGTTGATGATCACGCAATTGTCCGTGAAGGGCTGAAACAGATACTCTCTGAGACTTCCGACATTGTTGTAACTGACGAAGCGAATAATGGACAGGAGGCCTTGGAGAAAGTCTGGCATAACAAATATGATGTTGTCCTTCTTGATATCTCCATGCCGGGCAGAAACGGGCTTGAGATACTCAAACAGATAAAGCACGATAATAAGGCGCTTCATGTCCTTATATTAAGCGTATCTCCGGAAGAACAATATGCTGTAAGAGCCTTAAAGGCAGGAGCTTCAGGTTACCTGACAAAAGAGAGCACTCCCAACGAACTGATAGAGGCTATCAGAAAAGTCTCAGCCGGCAAAAAATATGTAAGTTCTTCGCTTGCAGAAAGATTGGCCACACATCTGGAGGCTAAATCAGAGGATTCTCTCCATGACTCACTCTCAGACCGGGAATATGAGGTAATGTGTATGATCGCATCCGGCAAGGCAGTCAAGGAGATCGCGGAGAATCTTTGTCTAAGCGCGAAAACTATCAGCACATACAGATCACGCATCATGGAAAAGATGGAAATGAAAAACAATGCGCAGTTGACCCATTATGCAATAAGTAACCGGCTTGTAACGGACTAA
- a CDS encoding class I SAM-dependent methyltransferase — MPNSKYLMESAEETTRLDLKTDSKIVEKQAIWAGIKPGMRVADLGCGSGKTTSVLHKLVQPDGEVVGIDFAKDRIEYAKKHYKVDGIEFKCIDIKEPMDELGLFDFIWVRFVLEYYRADSMDIVKNANRILKPGGIICLVDLDHNALNHYGYSKRLERTIFAITKILEEKANFDPYIGRKLYSYLYDLGYKDIDVDVNAHHIIFGELKNIDAYNWIKKLEVIPKKINYEFKEYEGGYEEFLAESKSFFSDPRRFTYTPIISCRGEKPV, encoded by the coding sequence GTGCCAAACAGTAAATATTTAATGGAAAGTGCAGAAGAGACCACTCGACTTGATCTAAAAACGGATTCAAAAATTGTAGAGAAACAGGCTATATGGGCTGGTATTAAGCCGGGCATGAGGGTTGCAGACTTGGGATGCGGTTCAGGCAAGACTACATCGGTGTTGCATAAACTTGTTCAGCCAGATGGAGAAGTAGTTGGAATAGACTTTGCCAAGGATAGAATAGAATATGCAAAGAAGCATTATAAAGTTGATGGGATAGAGTTTAAATGTATAGATATTAAAGAGCCGATGGATGAACTTGGGCTATTTGATTTTATATGGGTTAGGTTTGTCCTTGAATATTATCGTGCCGACAGTATGGATATTGTTAAGAATGCAAATAGGATCTTGAAACCAGGAGGGATTATATGTCTAGTCGATCTTGATCATAATGCCCTCAATCATTACGGATACTCTAAAAGACTTGAGAGGACAATCTTTGCAATTACAAAAATATTAGAGGAGAAAGCTAACTTTGATCCTTATATTGGCAGAAAGCTATATTCATATCTTTATGATCTTGGGTATAAAGATATAGATGTTGATGTGAATGCTCATCATATAATATTTGGGGAGCTTAAAAATATCGATGCCTATAACTGGATAAAGAAACTTGAAGTTATTCCCAAGAAAATTAATTATGAATTCAAAGAGTATGAGGGTGGCTACGAAGAATTTCTTGCAGAAAGCAAAAGCTTTTTCTCTGATCCCAGAAGATTTACATATACCCCGATAATTTCATGCAGGGGGGAGAAACCGGTTTAA
- a CDS encoding radical SAM protein translates to MKKKLILINPVGQKSGLLLSKFSAYPPLSLAYVAALTPDYWDVEIIDENMEEFSYKEADLVGITSFTANINRAYEIAGIYRSKGIKVILGGIHASMLPDEAVNYVDSVVVGEAELIWQKVIEDFENNVLKQKYHGPVVSLRDYHILPRRDLLSNKYLWGTIQTSRGCPFGCDFCSVSRYLGKDYRQKKTEDILDELEKIENKYIIFLDDNLVGYGKSSEENAIKLFKGMLKRNIKKKWCMQTSINTGENEEVLKYAAKSGCIYALVGIETISKESLKDMKKGINLKIGIDNFKNIIGKFHKYGIGVLGAFILGNDYENAKYFKELSDFIVRAGVDVAQITILTPLPGTSLFDRLQSEGRLKHTNFPDDWVKYRFSHLVHEPKGINEKELYKGNNYIKSRIYSPYGFFFRMVRTLFSLKRFDSFMAIYHLNKAFKKGWQNSHYYNMP, encoded by the coding sequence ATGAAAAAGAAATTAATCCTTATAAATCCTGTAGGACAGAAAAGCGGCCTGCTTCTTAGTAAATTTTCTGCTTATCCCCCTTTAAGCCTTGCCTATGTAGCAGCTTTGACCCCTGACTACTGGGATGTAGAGATCATAGATGAGAATATGGAAGAGTTCAGTTATAAGGAAGCAGACCTTGTAGGAATTACATCATTTACTGCCAATATAAACAGGGCCTATGAGATTGCAGGTATTTATCGCAGTAAGGGGATAAAAGTTATTTTGGGTGGCATTCATGCCTCTATGCTTCCTGATGAGGCAGTAAATTATGTTGACTCAGTTGTTGTTGGTGAAGCTGAACTTATCTGGCAGAAGGTTATAGAAGATTTTGAAAATAACGTTTTAAAACAAAAATATCATGGACCGGTTGTGTCATTAAGAGATTACCATATTTTGCCCAGGAGAGATCTGCTCAGTAATAAATATTTATGGGGGACGATACAGACATCTCGTGGTTGCCCTTTTGGCTGTGACTTTTGCTCGGTTTCCAGATATCTGGGGAAAGATTACAGACAAAAGAAAACAGAGGATATTTTAGATGAATTAGAGAAGATAGAGAATAAATATATTATCTTTCTTGATGATAATCTTGTGGGGTATGGCAAGAGCTCGGAAGAAAATGCCATAAAATTATTTAAGGGAATGCTGAAGCGAAACATAAAGAAAAAATGGTGTATGCAGACCTCAATTAACACGGGGGAGAATGAGGAAGTTCTTAAGTATGCTGCTAAGAGTGGTTGTATCTATGCTCTTGTCGGGATTGAAACAATCAGCAAAGAGAGTCTTAAAGATATGAAGAAGGGGATTAATTTAAAAATAGGGATAGATAACTTTAAAAATATAATTGGCAAGTTTCATAAATATGGCATAGGAGTACTCGGAGCTTTTATACTAGGGAATGATTATGAGAATGCGAAGTACTTTAAGGAGCTGAGTGACTTTATTGTCAGGGCTGGAGTTGATGTTGCACAGATAACGATTCTAACGCCGCTTCCGGGGACCAGCCTATTTGATCGTTTGCAATCAGAGGGCAGATTGAAGCACACGAACTTTCCTGATGATTGGGTAAAGTACAGGTTTTCCCATCTTGTTCATGAACCAAAAGGAATTAATGAGAAAGAGCTCTATAAAGGTAATAATTATATAAAAAGCAGAATATATTCACCTTATGGTTTCTTCTTCAGGATGGTTAGAACTTTATTTTCACTAAAGAGATTTGATTCATTTATGGCTATCTATCATTTAAATAAGGCGTTTAAGAAGGGCTGGCAAAATTCGCATTATTACAATATGCCATGA
- a CDS encoding TonB-dependent receptor produces the protein MKKTTLLKAVSLFMLALLIFCPAQNIHASGFAIYTQGADSLGQGNSVTAHLKDPSAIFINPALINKLDGTKLELGTTFISPSREFKSDTGATFKAENKVFFPSTLFVTHKYNEKLSFGLGVFNPFGLGSEWNESWEGRYIATKSELTTININPVVSYQVLPNLAIAAGFDYITLDASLEKKMNFGSTDGNQKFDGDGSGYGFNLGILYDVNNDIAIGASYRSEVEIDVDGAASFSNIPVSLSAYFPNTDGKTTITLPEQIHAGVAYKGIDKLTLEAGIRWEGWSSYDELKFNFDQAVGFPVPNQISVVPKNWDDTISVLFGGEYQLNEMVVLRAGYLRAGNPVPDETFEPSIPDADTDIFTIGTGIKYKHCKFDLAYGFQNIHDRNKNNTIDDNPANALNSALSANGRYETKIHMLGASVSHTF, from the coding sequence ATGAAAAAAACAACACTGTTAAAAGCTGTATCATTATTTATGCTTGCGTTGTTGATTTTCTGTCCTGCACAGAATATCCACGCTTCAGGTTTTGCCATATATACGCAGGGAGCTGATTCTCTGGGGCAGGGCAATTCTGTTACCGCGCATCTTAAAGACCCGTCAGCCATCTTCATTAACCCCGCTCTTATTAACAAACTGGATGGCACTAAGTTAGAACTGGGAACGACTTTCATCTCGCCATCACGCGAGTTTAAGAGCGATACAGGCGCAACCTTTAAGGCTGAAAACAAGGTTTTTTTCCCAAGCACCCTCTTTGTTACACACAAATATAATGAGAAGCTTAGCTTTGGGCTTGGAGTATTCAATCCATTCGGTCTTGGAAGTGAGTGGAATGAGTCCTGGGAAGGACGCTACATTGCTACTAAATCAGAATTAACTACTATTAATATAAATCCTGTTGTTTCATATCAGGTATTACCAAACCTCGCCATTGCAGCAGGTTTTGATTATATTACCCTCGATGCATCATTAGAGAAAAAGATGAATTTTGGTAGCACTGACGGTAATCAAAAGTTTGATGGAGACGGTAGCGGATACGGTTTCAATCTTGGTATCCTTTACGACGTTAATAATGATATCGCTATAGGCGCATCTTACAGAAGCGAAGTTGAGATAGATGTCGATGGAGCCGCATCGTTTAGTAATATCCCAGTATCTTTGAGTGCTTACTTCCCCAATACTGACGGTAAAACCACCATTACGCTTCCTGAGCAAATTCATGCCGGAGTCGCATATAAAGGTATTGACAAGCTCACCCTGGAGGCAGGTATCAGATGGGAAGGATGGTCCTCCTACGACGAGTTAAAGTTTAATTTTGACCAGGCTGTTGGATTCCCTGTTCCCAATCAAATATCTGTTGTACCAAAAAACTGGGATGATACGATATCTGTGCTCTTTGGAGGAGAGTATCAGCTCAACGAGATGGTAGTGCTGCGGGCAGGATATCTTAGGGCTGGCAATCCGGTACCTGATGAAACATTTGAACCTTCAATACCGGATGCAGATACAGATATATTCACAATCGGGACAGGCATTAAGTACAAACACTGCAAGTTTGATCTTGCATACGGTTTTCAGAATATACATGACAGAAACAAAAACAATACTATAGATGATAATCCTGCTAATGCCCTAAACAGCGCCTTAAGCGCTAATGGGAGATACGAAACAAAAATTCATATGCTGGGTGCCAGCGTATCTCACACTTTCTAA
- the serA gene encoding phosphoglycerate dehydrogenase yields MKVLVSDNISAKGVDILKKAGLEVDVKTGLKPEELKEIIGEYDALVIRSATKVTAEIIAAAEKLKVIGRAGSGLDNVDRNAATMRGIVVMNTPGGNTITTAEHTVALMFSMARQIPQATASIKAGKWEKKKFNGVELYNKTLGVMGLGNIGAHVSKIANGIGMNVIAYDPFLSEEKAKTLGITGVTFDELIERSDFITVHTPLTKETKGCINAKTISRMKDGVRIINAARGGIINEKDLYDALKSGKVAAAACDVFEVEPPAGNPLLELDNLIATPHLGASTDEAQDNVAVAVSEQIADYLVHGTIRNAVNIPSVPADVLPKLQPYLGLAEKLGSFLSQTIEGGINEVTVEYRGEVAGLVLEPIKIAVLKGLLEPVLEETVNYVNAPFIAKQRCIEVKEITTDDAGDYHSMLVIRVKAGAKESVISGVLHGKKDPRIITIDGHVIEVRPMGHMLFLTNNDKPGVIGDVGTMLGKNKINIARMQFGREGEGGIAISVVSIDSPVSQEILSEIKKLPNVLSVKQIYIPK; encoded by the coding sequence ATGAAAGTTCTTGTAAGCGACAACATATCAGCAAAAGGTGTAGATATTCTAAAGAAAGCAGGCCTTGAGGTAGATGTTAAGACCGGCCTGAAACCGGAGGAGCTGAAGGAGATCATAGGAGAGTATGATGCCCTTGTGATACGCAGCGCCACAAAGGTAACAGCCGAGATCATTGCGGCGGCGGAAAAGCTCAAGGTAATAGGAAGGGCCGGATCAGGGCTGGATAATGTTGACAGGAACGCGGCGACCATGCGGGGCATAGTTGTCATGAACACCCCGGGCGGCAATACCATAACAACAGCCGAGCACACGGTCGCGCTCATGTTCTCCATGGCGAGGCAGATCCCTCAGGCAACAGCCTCAATAAAGGCAGGAAAGTGGGAAAAGAAGAAGTTCAACGGTGTTGAGCTGTACAACAAGACGCTCGGCGTCATGGGGCTTGGAAATATCGGCGCTCATGTTTCCAAGATCGCAAATGGCATCGGTATGAATGTTATCGCCTATGACCCGTTCCTCAGCGAAGAGAAGGCGAAGACGCTCGGCATAACCGGGGTCACATTTGATGAACTGATCGAAAGGTCGGATTTTATCACAGTACATACTCCGTTGACCAAAGAGACAAAGGGCTGCATCAATGCAAAGACCATCTCCAGAATGAAGGACGGAGTAAGGATAATCAATGCAGCAAGAGGTGGCATTATAAATGAGAAAGACCTTTATGACGCGCTCAAGTCCGGCAAGGTGGCAGCTGCGGCATGTGACGTCTTTGAGGTCGAACCGCCTGCAGGCAATCCGCTGCTTGAGCTGGATAATCTGATAGCGACCCCGCATCTGGGCGCATCAACGGATGAGGCGCAGGACAATGTCGCAGTGGCTGTTTCCGAACAGATAGCTGACTATCTTGTGCACGGGACGATAAGGAACGCGGTTAACATCCCTTCAGTACCGGCAGATGTTCTGCCTAAGCTTCAGCCGTATCTCGGCCTTGCTGAAAAGCTCGGCAGCTTTCTCTCCCAGACCATTGAAGGCGGCATCAATGAAGTTACAGTTGAATACAGAGGTGAGGTAGCCGGGCTTGTGCTTGAGCCTATAAAGATCGCTGTGCTCAAGGGGCTGCTTGAGCCGGTGCTTGAGGAGACTGTGAATTACGTAAACGCTCCTTTCATAGCCAAGCAGAGATGTATCGAGGTCAAGGAGATAACCACGGATGATGCCGGAGACTATCACAGCATGCTGGTCATCAGGGTAAAGGCAGGCGCAAAAGAGAGCGTCATATCCGGAGTGCTTCACGGCAAGAAAGACCCGAGAATAATCACAATAGACGGCCATGTCATCGAGGTCAGGCCGATGGGGCATATGCTCTTCCTTACAAACAATGACAAGCCCGGTGTGATCGGAGATGTCGGAACCATGCTCGGCAAGAACAAGATAAATATCGCAAGGATGCAGTTCGGCCGCGAAGGCGAAGGCGGCATAGCCATTTCAGTTGTGAGCATAGACTCTCCGGTTTCACAGGAGATACTTTCAGAGATAAAGAAGCTTCCAAACGTCCTTTCAGTAAAACAGATCTACATACCGAAATAA
- a CDS encoding histidine kinase gives MNRPKKNNEPSPLNKQDWTGIFNTITDMITIHDKDFNIIHANDAAKKNLYLPLLGEKEAKCFKYYHGTPCPPTGCPSCECVKTGIPSSFELFEPHLNRHIEIRAIPRFDNDNNLIGVIHIVRDISKRIRDEEEIRKTSEELRKLTAHLQSVREEERKHIAREIHDELAQLLTALNMDIFWLHGKLPKEQKPIYEKTASMLKLIDRILQTVSKISSELRPGLLDDLGLQEAMEWQADEFQKRTGIKCKMAFVANNSIDPERATTVFRIFQETLTNVVRHAKATRVSISLEEKDHNLILNVKDNGRGITEAEIINPDAFGLIGIRERVYHWKGKAKISGKPDKGTTVTVSIPLNNDEGEQTI, from the coding sequence ATGAACAGACCAAAAAAAAACAATGAACCATCCCCGCTAAATAAACAAGACTGGACCGGCATTTTCAATACAATAACCGACATGATCACCATCCACGATAAAGACTTCAATATAATACATGCAAACGATGCAGCAAAGAAAAATCTGTACCTGCCGCTTTTAGGCGAAAAAGAAGCAAAATGCTTTAAATATTACCACGGAACACCCTGTCCTCCAACCGGATGCCCGAGTTGTGAATGTGTCAAAACCGGAATCCCTTCCTCTTTTGAGCTCTTTGAGCCCCATTTAAACAGGCATATTGAGATACGGGCAATCCCTCGATTTGACAATGACAACAACCTCATAGGAGTGATACATATTGTCAGAGATATCTCAAAACGTATCCGCGACGAAGAAGAGATCAGAAAGACAAGCGAAGAACTTCGCAAGCTTACTGCACACCTGCAGTCTGTGCGTGAAGAAGAGAGAAAGCATATTGCCCGCGAGATACATGATGAACTGGCCCAATTACTCACAGCGTTGAACATGGACATTTTCTGGCTGCATGGGAAATTGCCGAAAGAGCAAAAACCAATTTATGAAAAGACCGCTTCAATGTTAAAACTAATCGACAGGATACTGCAAACAGTATCAAAAATATCTTCTGAGCTCAGGCCCGGGCTTCTTGACGATCTCGGACTTCAAGAAGCTATGGAATGGCAGGCAGATGAATTTCAGAAACGTACAGGCATCAAGTGTAAGATGGCCTTCGTCGCCAATAATAGCATTGATCCGGAACGCGCCACTACGGTATTCCGCATATTCCAGGAGACACTGACAAATGTTGTACGCCATGCAAAAGCGACAAGAGTTTCAATATCTCTTGAAGAAAAAGACCATAATCTTATACTTAATGTAAAAGATAATGGAAGAGGAATAACAGAAGCTGAAATAATAAACCCTGATGCTTTCGGACTGATAGGTATACGTGAACGTGTATATCATTGGAAAGGGAAGGCTAAAATATCAGGAAAACCTGATAAGGGCACTACCGTAACCGTCAGTATTCCCCTGAATAATGATGAAGGGGAACAAACCATATGA
- a CDS encoding PilZ domain-containing protein: protein MEDNSKRRSKRKTFRLKAEITLGSKSYRGFIENLSGEGLFGVIIRDEALEDLKTNMLVNVKFEFPTGETFNLFCEIKRLQEDMDALVGRVYNFGMEIIDQSPQYKKFISTL from the coding sequence ATGGAAGACAATTCTAAAAGACGTTCTAAAAGAAAGACCTTCAGGCTAAAGGCTGAGATCACACTGGGCAGTAAAAGTTACAGAGGGTTTATAGAGAACCTCTCCGGTGAGGGGCTTTTCGGTGTCATCATACGCGATGAAGCGTTAGAGGATCTTAAAACCAATATGCTTGTGAATGTAAAATTCGAGTTTCCCACTGGAGAAACATTTAATTTATTCTGTGAGATTAAGAGACTGCAGGAAGATATGGACGCCCTGGTAGGACGTGTCTATAACTTCGGCATGGAGATAATTGATCAGTCTCCGCAGTATAAAAAATTTATCTCAACGCTTTAA
- the serC gene encoding 3-phosphoserine/phosphohydroxythreonine transaminase encodes MPRIYNFSAGPAILPAEVIKRAASEMSDWHGSGMSVMEMSHRGKDFMSIAAKAETDLRELMAIPENYKVLFLQGGASSQFAMIPMNLLKGKQSADYINTGAWSKKAISEAKIYGKVNVAATSEASNFSTIPSYNEWKLDPDAAYLHYTPNETIGGVEFHSIPDAGNVPLVADMSSTIISRPIDVSKYGVIYAGAQKNIGPAGLTIVIIRDDLIGNVLPGTPTMFNYETHSKADSMYNTPPTYSWYIAGLVFEWIQGKGGLEAMAKINKRKADKLYAAIDNSSFYSNPVDKNYRSWMNIPFILGKPDLDKKFIQEAGEAGLVALKGHRSVGGMRASIYNAMPEEGVDALTTFMAEFEKKNS; translated from the coding sequence ATGCCACGTATATATAATTTTAGTGCAGGGCCGGCGATACTGCCGGCTGAGGTTATCAAGCGCGCAGCCTCTGAAATGTCAGACTGGCATGGAAGCGGGATGTCAGTAATGGAGATGAGCCACAGGGGTAAGGATTTTATGTCGATTGCTGCAAAGGCGGAGACAGATCTTAGGGAATTAATGGCTATTCCAGAGAACTATAAGGTCTTATTTCTTCAGGGCGGCGCCTCAAGCCAGTTTGCCATGATACCTATGAACCTTTTAAAAGGGAAGCAGTCAGCAGATTATATCAATACAGGCGCCTGGTCAAAAAAGGCGATATCCGAGGCAAAGATTTACGGTAAAGTGAATGTAGCCGCAACGAGCGAGGCGAGTAATTTTTCAACCATACCTTCATATAATGAATGGAAACTTGATCCGGACGCAGCGTACCTGCATTATACGCCTAATGAAACGATTGGCGGAGTTGAATTTCATTCAATACCTGATGCCGGCAATGTCCCGCTTGTTGCTGATATGTCATCAACGATCATTTCAAGGCCGATAGATGTTTCAAAATACGGGGTTATCTATGCGGGCGCCCAGAAGAACATAGGGCCGGCCGGCCTTACAATTGTAATAATAAGAGATGACCTTATAGGCAATGTCTTGCCGGGAACACCTACGATGTTCAATTATGAAACACACTCCAAGGCAGACTCAATGTACAATACACCGCCGACATACAGCTGGTATATCGCAGGCCTTGTCTTTGAATGGATACAGGGGAAAGGCGGGCTTGAGGCTATGGCAAAGATAAATAAACGCAAGGCTGATAAACTTTATGCCGCGATAGACAACTCGTCTTTTTATAGTAATCCGGTAGATAAAAACTACAGGTCATGGATGAATATACCCTTCATACTTGGAAAACCGGATCTGGATAAAAAGTTTATTCAGGAGGCCGGAGAGGCTGGACTGGTAGCGCTCAAAGGACACCGCTCAGTAGGCGGAATGAGAGCGAGCATATATAACGCCATGCCTGAAGAAGGTGTTGACGCGCTGACAACCTTCATGGCGGAATTTGAGAAGAAAAACAGTTAG
- a CDS encoding GGDEF domain-containing protein: protein MKDKKRNTKEPVKDLLKLRRKVAMLEAQIEEKSLSEERYRSLVESTEDSIYLVDRDYRYLFVNKKHLSRLGLIKNNFHGRTFDEFHSEEDTRDFTEKVDKVFKTGHSIQYEHKSSMDDKYFLLTLSPVRGKSKKIISVTVVSKDITRLKDLEENLRMLSLTDDLTDLYNRRGFFALAEHQLKVADRQKQGLFLLYADFDNLKKINDKFGHNEGSRALVETAKILKKHFRKSDIMARMGGDEFAIIPVVSTGERPDKIAERLKKYLELYYSKKNFGYKLSISIGIAYYDPNKPCSIDELLSRADKLMYKQKKLKK, encoded by the coding sequence ATGAAGGACAAAAAAAGAAATACCAAAGAACCTGTTAAAGATCTGTTAAAGCTTCGCCGAAAGGTTGCAATGCTGGAAGCACAGATAGAAGAAAAATCTTTATCTGAGGAGCGGTACCGTTCACTGGTGGAGTCAACCGAAGACTCAATATACCTGGTTGACCGCGATTACAGATATCTCTTTGTGAACAAAAAACACCTTTCAAGATTAGGCCTTATAAAAAACAACTTTCATGGAAGAACATTTGACGAATTTCATTCAGAAGAAGATACGAGAGATTTCACTGAAAAAGTAGACAAAGTATTTAAGACCGGCCATTCCATTCAGTATGAACATAAAAGCAGCATGGATGATAAGTATTTTTTGCTGACACTCAGTCCTGTAAGAGGAAAGAGCAAGAAAATCATATCGGTAACTGTAGTATCAAAAGATATAACCAGACTAAAAGATTTAGAGGAAAACCTCCGCATGCTCTCATTAACCGATGACCTGACCGATCTTTACAACAGGCGCGGGTTCTTTGCCCTCGCCGAGCATCAGCTGAAAGTTGCAGACCGTCAGAAGCAAGGTCTTTTCCTGCTGTATGCCGACTTTGACAATTTAAAAAAAATAAATGATAAATTCGGTCATAATGAAGGCAGCCGGGCACTGGTTGAGACCGCAAAGATCCTCAAAAAACACTTTAGAAAATCAGATATAATGGCGCGGATGGGAGGGGATGAATTTGCAATTATCCCTGTAGTAAGCACCGGAGAGCGGCCTGACAAAATTGCTGAACGTTTAAAAAAATATCTGGAGTTATACTACTCAAAGAAAAATTTCGGCTACAAATTATCAATAAGCATCGGAATAGCCTACTATGACCCGAACAAACCCTGCTCAATTGACGAACTTCTGTCCAGGGCGGATAAGTTAATGTATAAACAGAAAAAGCTAAAGAAATAG
- a CDS encoding aminopeptidase: MKTEEDKIIENIFKINLRIQKKEKLLVFTDNKSKKLISIARKVSYISNTFCNKMSYLQFKSTESHGAEPPEELWREAFGNNIVNELINKKILISLINKRILPVKLKEAERIVKKYKEDAVNAVVALSYHSTSHTRFRDLLTRICETRYASMPTFEGSMFKTAMSVDWKKMEIRTNRMAQRVQMAEIIEVCTPNGTSIAFSKKGRIAKADTGIITTPGKFSNLPAGEVFLAPLEGTANGRLVLEWAPTRKLKSPVTLYIKKGNVEKIEGKENYINDLKKKMSERKENRNLAELGIGTNDKAVSLNNILESEKIFGTIHMALGDNSSFGGRVSTPFHQDFIFFKPTVTLIHKDGIRDVLLKNGELKRKRSR; encoded by the coding sequence ATGAAAACAGAAGAAGATAAAATAATAGAAAACATATTTAAAATAAATCTCAGGATACAAAAAAAAGAAAAATTACTTGTCTTTACTGACAATAAAAGTAAGAAACTGATAAGTATCGCAAGAAAAGTTTCATATATAAGTAATACATTCTGCAATAAAATGAGTTACTTACAATTTAAAAGCACAGAAAGTCATGGAGCAGAACCGCCTGAAGAACTCTGGAGAGAGGCTTTTGGCAACAACATAGTCAATGAGCTCATTAATAAAAAAATACTGATATCTCTTATTAACAAGAGGATATTACCAGTAAAACTAAAAGAAGCAGAGAGGATAGTAAAAAAATATAAAGAAGATGCTGTTAACGCTGTTGTTGCGCTTTCATATCATTCCACAAGTCACACCAGGTTTCGGGATCTTCTTACAAGAATATGCGAAACCCGTTATGCAAGTATGCCGACTTTTGAGGGATCCATGTTCAAGACAGCGATGAGTGTTGATTGGAAAAAGATGGAGATAAGGACAAATCGCATGGCACAAAGAGTTCAAATGGCAGAAATAATAGAAGTATGTACGCCAAACGGCACATCTATAGCCTTTTCTAAAAAAGGCAGAATAGCAAAGGCAGACACAGGAATAATTACAACACCGGGGAAATTCAGCAACTTGCCTGCAGGAGAAGTATTTCTGGCACCGCTTGAGGGTACGGCAAATGGGAGGCTTGTGCTTGAATGGGCGCCTACGCGCAAATTAAAGAGCCCTGTAACACTATATATTAAAAAGGGAAATGTAGAAAAAATAGAGGGGAAAGAAAATTATATTAACGATTTGAAGAAAAAGATGTCTGAAAGAAAAGAAAATAGAAATTTGGCAGAACTTGGAATCGGCACAAATGACAAGGCTGTAAGTCTCAATAACATCTTGGAATCAGAGAAGATCTTCGGCACTATTCATATGGCGTTAGGTGATAATAGTTCATTCGGCGGCAGAGTCTCAACACCTTTTCATCAGGATTTTATATTCTTTAAACCTACTGTGACCTTGATACATAAAGACGGGATAAGAGATGTCCTTCTGAAAAATGGAGAGTTAAAGAGGAAGAGAAGTAGGTAA